In the genome of Nocardioides palaemonis, the window GCGAGCAGGACGCCCGACTCCTCGAAGGTCTCGCGGACCGCCGCGCACACGAGCGCCCGCGCCTTCGGCTCGTCCACGCCCAGTCGCGCCGCCCACTCGGCGGGTGACGGCCCGGCCCAGAGTCCACGGTCGACGAGCTCGTCGTCGAAGTCGCGCGGGTCGACGCCGCCGCCGGGGAACACGCACATGCCCCCGGCGAAGGCCATCGAGGTCTGCCGGCGCAGCAGGTAGACGTCCGGCCCGGCCGAGCCGGGGCGCAGCAGGACGACCGTCGCCGCGTCGCGCGGCTCGGCCGGGGTCGCCCCGCCGTCGGCGTACGACCGGGCCTGCGCGACGAGCGCGTCCGGCAGCGGCAGCCGCTCCATGCTGGCCACCGGCGCCTCAGACCTCGACGATGATCTCGACCTCGACCGGCACGTCGAGCGGCAGGACCGGCACGCCGACGGCGGAGCGGGCGTGCTTGCCGGCCTCGCCGAAGACCTCGCCGAGCAGCTCGGAGGCACCGTTGGCGACCTTGGGCTGGCCGGTGAAGTCGGGGGTCGAGGCGACGAAGACGACCACCTTGACGACGCGCTTCACGTCGTCGAGCGAGCCGATCTCGGCCTTGACCGCGGCGAGCGCGTTGAGCGCGCACTGGCGGGCGCACTCGTAGCCCTGCTCCTCGGTGACCTCGCCGCCGACCTTGCCGACCGCGATCATCTCGCCGTCACGGGCCGGCAGCTGGCCGGCGGTGAAGACGAGGTTCCCGGTGCGGGCGGTGGGCTGGTAGGCCGCGACCGGCGGGACCACCTCGGGGACGGTGATGCCCAGCTCGGCCAGGCGTGCCTCCGCACCCATCTCAGGCCCCCTGCCCCGACGAGACGGGGCGCTTGAGGAACGCGATCAGGCCACCCTGCGCGTTGGTCTGGATGGTGACCAGCTCCCAGCCGTCCTGGCCGAAGTTGTTGAGCATGAGCGCTTCGTTGTGGAGCGGAATCGGCGCCACCTGGTACTCCCACTTGTTCATGGCTCGCACCCTACTCGGGGAGGACGGACGTCCTCCCCGGGGCGGACGCGCAGCGACGGCGGGGCGTCTACGGTTCGCACCATGGCGACCACCCCGACGACGGCCGACCAGCGGCCGTGGCGGCTCGGCCCGCGCGCGCGGTCGTGGTTCGACCGGCTCCTGGTCGCCGCCCTGCTGCTCCTCGCCGGGGGCCACTTCCTGTCCGGCCAGCCGGGGTCGATGGTCTTCGCGGCGCTCGAGCCGCTGCCGCTGCTGTGGCGCCGCACCCGCCCCTTCACGGTGTTCCTCGCGGTCGCCGCGCTGAGCGTGCTCCAGGCGGTCGCGGTGGACACCCCGACCACGGGCCAGCTCGCCTTCCCGGTGGCGGTCTACTCCGCCGCCCGCTGGGCACCGCGGTGGCAGGGCGCCACCGCACTGCTCGTCGGCTACGCCGGTGCGGTCGTCGCCTCCGTCCGCTGGCAGTACGGCCTGGGTGCCACCGACGTCACGGCCGGCAGCCTCGTGCCGTACGTCGTCAGCATCGGCGCGATCGTGACCGCCGCGTGGGCGCTGGGTGCGGCGGCCCAGGAGCGCGAGCGCTACGTCACCTCGCTGGTCGCGCGGGCCGAGCAGGCCGAGCGGATGGCCGAGCGCGAGATCGAGCTGGCGGCCCGCGACGAGCGCTCGCGGATCGCTCGCGAGATGCACGACGTCGTCGCCCACGGCCTGTCGGTGATCGTGGTGCAGGCCGACGGCGCGCGCTACGCCGCCGCGAAGGACCCCGACGTCGCGGTCGACACCCTCGGCACCATCGCCGGCACCGGCCGGGAGGCGCTGACCGAGATGCGCCGGCTGCTCGGGCTGCTGCGCGAGGGCGACACGGGCGTCGCGCCGCAGCCCGGGCTCGGCGACGTGCGCCACCTCGTCGACGAGGCCCGCGCGTCCGGCACTCACGTCGAGGCCGACCTCCCCGACGACCTGCCGGCGGTGCCGGACGGCGTGGGCCTCGCGGCCTACCGGATCGTCCAGGAGGCGCTCACCAACGTCCGCAAGCACGCCGGCCCGGCGGCGACGGTGACCGTCCGCGTCGCGGTGGGCCAAGAGGTCGAGGTCGAGGTGCGTGACGACGGACGGGGGGCCGCCGCGCCCGCCACCGACGGGCGCGGGCTCGGCCTGGTCGGGATGCGCGAGCGCGCCGCGGTGCACGGGGGCAGCGTGGTCGCCGGGCCCGCGCAGGGCGGCGGGTTCGCGGTGTCTGCGAGGCTGCCGCTGTGAGCGAGCCACCGACCGGACCGATCCGGGTCTTCCTCGTCGACGACCAGCAGATGGTGCGCGCCGGCTTCCGGATGCTGGTCGAGAGCCAGGACGACATGGTCGTGGTCGGCGAGGCCGGCGACGGCGGCGAGGCCCTCGAGCGGCTGGCCGTCACGACCGCCGACGTGGTGCTGATGGACGTCCGGATGCCGCGGCTCGACGGCGTCGAGACGACCCGTCGGCTGCTCGCGACCGACGACCCGCCGCGGGTGATCGTGCTGACCACCTTCGACCTCGACGAGTACGCGTTCGCCGCGATCCGCGCCGGCGCGTCCGCGTTCCTGCTCAAGGACGCCGCGCCGCCCGACCTGCTGGGCGCGATCCGCGCGGTCCGCGCGGGCGACGCGGTCGTCGCCCCCAGCACCACCCGCCGGCTGCTCGACCACTTCGCCGCGCTGCCCGACCCGGCCGGTGACGCGCCCCGCGACGACCGGCTCGCGCCGCTCACCGAGCGCGAGGTCGAGGTGCTGACCCTCATCAGCCGCGGCCTGACCAACCACGAGATCGCCACCGACCTCGTCGTCGCCGAGACGACCGTCAAGACCCACGTCGGGCGGATCCTCGCCAAGACCGGGGCCCGCGACCGGGTCCAGCTCGTGGTGCTCGGCTACGAGTCCGGGCTCGTCACGCCCTAGGCGGGTTCCTTCACGACGTTGCTCAACCGTCACGCACCCATCGCGGCAAGAGCGGGCGTTCGGATCGCAGCAGGTCCGTACGTGAAGGTCGCGTGCTGCCCGTTCGGGGCACACGTGTCTGACTTGTCGCCCTTCGCCCAGCAGTTCGAGGGCGAGATCTCGGACACGTGTACGACGCTGCCGCACCCGCGCCGCACGTGCGGCGATTCTCGCCCTCGACGGTGCGCCGATGCAGGGCCACATCCGCCGCACATGCGCTGAAGGGGGCTGCATCCGCCCTGGGGCACAGCGTCCTCCCACGGTCGTACGCCGGAGCGCCCGGTCGACCCTGAGGCGTACGCCGGGTCCGTGCTGCGGGCCGACGATCCGCGGGCTGATCGCGACGAGCGTTGTCCCCATGACGACGACACAGATCCAGACCCGCCTGGCCGCCTCCGCGCGCGGCCTCACCCGCACCTACGGCAGCGGCGACAGCGCGGTCCACGCGCTGCGCGGCATCGACCTCGACCTGCCGGCCGGCCGCTTCACCGCGATCATGGGCCCGAGCGGGTCCGGCAAGTCCACCCTCATGCACTGCCTGGCCGGCCTCGACGCCGCGACGTCGGGCACCGTGGGCGTCGCCGGGCGCGACCTGTCCGGCCTCGACGACACCGCGCTCACGCTCTTCCGCCGCGAGCACATCGGCTTCGTCTTCCAGGCCTTCAACCTGCTCCCGATGCTCACCGCCGGCCAGAACATCGTGCTCCCCCTCGAGCTCGCCGGGCGCGACGTCGACCGCGCGCGCTACGACGAGGTGGTCGGCGTGCTCGGCATCGCCGACCGGCTGGGCCACCTGCCCAGCGAGCTCTCCGGCGGACAGCAGCAGCGCGTGGCGATCGCCCGCGCCCTCGTCACCCGGCCCGACATCGTCTTCGCCGACGAGCCGACCGGCAACCTCGACAGCGAGGCGAGCGCGGAGGTCCTCGGCCACCTGCGTCGCTCGGTGCGCGAGCTCGGCATGACCGTCGTGATGGTCACCCACGAGCTCGACGCCGCGGCCTACGCCGACGACGTCGTCGTCATCCACGACGGCGCCGTCACCGCCCACCTCACCGAGCCCGGCCAGGACGAGCTCGTGGCCGCGCTGCGCGGGCGGGGTGCCTGATGCGCGCGGTGCTGGTCGCCTCGCTGCGACACCACACGCGGCGCTACGTCGCCGCCTCCCTCGCCGTCGTGATCGGCGTCGCCTTCGTCGTCGTGACCGGGATGCTCACCGGTGCCATGCGCACCGGCCTCACCGCCGACGTGGGCGCCCCGGTCGCCGGCGTCGACCGCGTGGTCACCCTCGTCGACCAGCGACAGGCCGAGAAGCTCCTCGACCGCGCAGCCGAGGACGGTGTGCCGGCGCTCGGCCTGGGCTACGCCATGGAGCCGGTCACCCGCGACGGCGTCCAGCTGACCCCGTCGGCCGACGTCGCCGAGGCCTCCCTCGACCCGCGCCTGCAGTGGCAGGACCTCCAGGACGGCCGCTTCCCAACCGGGCCCGGCGAGGCGCTGGCCGACGTCAACAAGGCCAAGAGCTCCGGCGTCGAGGTCGGCGACGTGCTGCGCGTCGGCTCGGGCGCCGCGGCCACCGACGTCGAGGTCGTCGGGATCGTCGACAGCCCGCCGGCGCTCGGCGCCTCGCTCTACGTCCCGTGGCAGGACCTGCGCCGGCTGCGCGGGTCGCTGTGGATCGACGCCGTCGCGTGGGGCGGGACCGCCGCCCAAGCCACGTCGATCGCCCCCGACGCGAGCGTCGAGGACGCCGACGCCTGGGTGGCCGCCCGTCAGGCCGAGATCACCCGCGGGGTCGACGTGCTGTCGGTCATGGCCCTGATGTTCGTGGCGATCGCGCTGTTCGTCGGCGTGATGGTCATCGCCAACACCTTCGCGATCCTCTTCGCCCAGCGCCAGCGCGACTTCGCGCTCCTGCGCTGCGTCGGCGTGACGCGGCGCCAGCTGCGGCGGGCGGTGCGGCTCGAGGCGCTCGTCCTCGGCCTGGTGGCGTCGGCCGTAGGCGTGCTGGCCGGTGCGGCGCTGGGCGCCGGGCTGGTGGTCCTCGTCCGGCACTGGTTCGCCGACATGGGCCCGGCCGCGCTCGACCCGCTGTGGACCGGCGGTGGCTTTGCCGTCGGTGTCGTGGTGACGCTGCTCGCCGCGTGGCTCCCGACGCGTGCCGCCACCCGCGTCGCCCCGCTGGCGGCGCTGCGCCCCGACACCGGCGTCGACGTCCGCTCGGCTGCGGGGCGCGTCCGGCTGGCGCTCGCGACGCTGTTCCTCCTCGGCGGCACGGGCCTGCTGTCCGTCGCGGTCGCGACGCGCACCCTGCCCGTGATGCTCGCCGGCGGGACGGTGACGTTCCTCGGCGTGCTGCTGCTCGGTCCGGTGCTCGTGCCGCGGCTGATCCGCGTCGCCGGTCGACTCACCGGCGACGGCCCGGTGCGTCGCCTGGCGACCGGCAACGCGGTGCGCAACCCGCGGCGTACGGCGACCACTGCCGCGTCGCTGCTCGTCGGGGTCACCCTCACGACCGCCGTGCTGACCGGCCTCGCCTCCTCGCGGGCCGGGCTGGACGAGGAGATGGACGCCGAGTACCCGCTCGACGCCACGGTGACCGCCGTCGACCAGCCGCTCGGCGCCGACCTCGCGGACCGCGCCGCGGCACTGCCCGACGTGGCGTCGGTGGACGTCCTCGACGGCACGACCGCGACCATCGGGGGCGTCGAGGTGCCGCTGGTCGGCACGGCCGGCCGGGTGGCGTCGGTCCGCGGGCCCGACGACCTGAGCCCGCGCGACGGCGTGCTGCTGCTCCCCTACGACGTGATCGACGAGCTCCCGAAGCGGCTCGGCGACCGGGTGTGGGACGAGCACGAGGTCGTGGTGACGGTCGCCGGGCGCGAGCGCACCCTCGACGTGGAGCCCGCGTCCGGCTGGGGCCGGGCCGGCATCGTCTCGACGACCACCCTCGCCGCGCTCGACGCGGACCCGCGACCCACCGCGCTGTGGGTGCGCGCCGAGGACGGCGCCGACGCCGAGGACCTCCGCGGCGACCTGGCCGCGCTGGCCGGTGCGTCGGGGGCGGGCCTCGACGGCGGATACTCCCAGCGGGCGTGGGTCGACCTGCAGGTCGACATCCTCACCGGTGCGGTGGTCGGGCTGCTGGCGATCGCGATCGTCATCGCGCTGGTCGGCATCGCCAACACCCTCGGCCTCTCGGTGCTCGAGCGCAGCCGGGAGAACGCGCTGCTGCGGGCGATGGGCCTGACCCGCCGCCAGCTGCGGCGGGCGATGGCGGCCGAGGGACTGCTGCTGTCGGCCGTCGCCACGGCGATGGGGGTGGCGCTCGGGCTGGCCTTCGCCTGGGTCGGGGTGCAGGTGCTGATCGCGGGCGTGGTCGACGGTGCCTCGCTGACGGTTCCGGTGCTGCAGGTCGGCGGCGTCGCCGTGGTCGCCGCGCTCGCCGGGCTGGGCGCGTGCGTGCTCCCGGCACGGAAGGCGGCTCGGGTCACGCCGGCGGCGGGGCTGGCGCTGGACTGAGCCGCGCACGCCGACGCCCCGGGCCTCCACGGGGGGAGGTCCGGGGCGTCGGTGCGCGGTCAGTCGGTCTTGCGGCTGACCAGCAGGCCGAGCACGGCGTAGCCGACGACGAGGTGGACGCAGGCGACGACCTGCCCGACGCCGGGCCCGAAGATCCCGAGTGCGGGGATCGTCACGACGGCCCAGCTCTCGGCGACCACCGGCCAGAGCCGCGAGAGGCCGGTCCAGCGGCCGGCGATCGCGATGCGGATGCCGATGAGGAACATCCCGAGCATCGACAGCGGCCAGAAGGCGTCGAGCAGCGCCCAGCCGGGCTGGCTCAGGTCGGAGAGCTGGATCGCGTCGACCAGGGTCGAGGTGATCGCCAGCGAGACGAGCACCGTCTCGAGGCGCAGCACGCCTCGGGCGACCCGTCCCTCGCCGAGGGCGCGGGTGCGCCACAGGGTGCGCAGCAGGACGAGCAGGCCGACCTGGAACAGGCCGGAGCCGAGGCCGTAGACGGCGACCCCCACGCTGTCGCGCGGGTCGAGCCCGAGGCCGGCGATGGCCGCCGCCCAGGCGAGGGCGCCGATCGTGAGGACCCGGCCGTGGACGGCGTACGGGTGGCGGGGGCTCGAGCCGGTCGGAGCCGCGGTGGCGACGTCGGAGCGGGCGGGAGCGGGTGAGTGCGAGAGCGTCACGGTCGTGACTCCTGTCGAAGAGGGTTGTCGCCGCGTCCTGCGGCACACCGAGGACACTCCTCGTCCCGCCGCCCCGCCCGGCAGGGAGCGGCGTCCCGACCCGCGTCCCGCGTCCAGGTCCCGCGGGAAGGGGACCGCGGTCCCGCGACGACGGGACACCTGCGCGGTGATACTGCTCGCGTGACCCGGCGCGTCGAGCCCCTCGCCCTGGCGTCCGTGGCGCTGGCCGCGGTCGTCGCGTCGGTCTGGCTCGACCTCGCCACCTCCGGCGCCGAGCGGGCAGCCGCCCGCACCGAGCCCGCCACCGCGACCGCGCTGCCCGGCCTGCTGCTCGCCGCGGCCGCGACCGCCGTGCTGCTCGCCCGCCCCCGCGACCGGGTCGGGCGGGTGCTGGGCGTCGTCGCGGTGGTGTGGACCGTCGACGGCGCGCTCTACGGATGGGCGGCGTACGCCCCGGCGCACGGGCTGCCCGGCGCCGACCTCGCCTACTGGTTCGTCGCGCGCTTCGGCGCCTTCCTGCTGAGCGGGCTGGTCGCCCTGCTGCTCCTCTACCCCACCGGACACCTGGTCGCAGGCCCGTGGCGGCGCGTCGCCGTCGGCGCGCTCGTCGCCTCGGCCGCCCTGCCCGTGATGCTCCTGCTCGCGCCCGACGCCGTGCTGTTCACGTCGGGCGAACCGGTCGGGTCGACCGAGCTGGTGTCGCTGCCCGTCACGGACCCGACCGCCGAGGTGCTGCTGCACCTGGCCCAGGTCCTGACGTTCGGGTCGGTCGTCGCCGCCGTCGGCCTGCTGTGGGTGCGCCACCGCAGCGCCGACGCGTACGAGCGCACCCAGCTGCGCTGGCTGCTGTGGGCCGGGGTCATGTGCGTGCTCATGGTGCTGGCCAGCGCGACGCTGTCGGTCGGCGGCACGGTGACCACCGTGCTGCTCGACCTCGCGGTGGCCGCGCTCGCGGTGTCCGTCACGGTCGGCCTGGTCCGGCCGGGCTGGGGCGACGTCGACGCGTTGGTCGCCTGGACGCTGACCACCGCCGCCGTCGCGGTCGTCGTGGTCGCGGTCGACCTGGCGGTGCTCGCCGCCGGCACGTCCCTGCTCGGCGACCGGCTCGACGAGCGCGAGGTCACCGTCGTGGTGCTGCTGCTCGCCGTCGTGGTCTACGGACCCCTGCGCACCTGGCTGGGCGGCCTGGTCCGCCGCGTGCTGCTGGGCGGACGCGGCGACCGCTACGGCGCGGTGTCCGGGCTGGCGGCGCGGCTGGAGACCACGCACGGCGTCGACGAGCTGCTGCCCGCGCTGGCCGCCGCGGTCGCCGAGACCTTCAAGGTGCAGCACGTACGGGTCGAGGTGCTCGCCCCCGACGGCGGACTCCTGTCGGCGGCGCACGGCACCCCGCCCGCGGAGGTCCAGCAGGTCGACATCGCCTACCAGGGCGAGCCGGTCGGCCGGCTGGTGCTGCCGGTCGACGGATTCCGCTCGATGCTGTCGCACCGCGACCGGGGCCTGCTCGTCGACCTGGTGCGGCAGGCGGCGATCGCGATCCGGGCCGGCCTGCTGGCCGAGGAGCTCCAGGACAGCCGCGAGCGGCTGGTGCTGGGGCGCGAGGAGGACCGGCGACGGATCCGCCGCGACCTGCACGACGGGCTCGGACCCGCGCTGGGCGGGGTGGCGCTGCGCCTGCAGGCGGCCGGCAACGCGATCGGCGACGACCCGGACCGCGCCCGCGAGCTGGTGGAGCTGGCGCGGGCCGAGGTGCGCGACGCGCTCGACGACGTACGCAGGCTCGTGCACGACCTGCGTCCGCCGGCGCTGGACGACCTCGGCCTGGACGCGGCGGTCCGGCAGCAGGCCGAGCGGCTCGGGGCGGAGGTGGCGGTCGAGGTGCGCACCGACGGCACCGCCGGGCTGCCCGCCGCGGTCGAGGTCGCGGCCTACCGGATCGTGTCGGAGGCGCTCGCCAACGTGGTCCGCCACGCCCGCGCCACCCGCGCCGACGTGTGCCTCGAGGGTGGAGCGACCGCGCTGACCGTGGTCGTCGCCGACGACGGACGCGGCATCGCGCCCGAGGTGTCCGCCGGCGTCGGGCTGCTGTCGCTGCGCGAGCGTGCCGAGGAGCTCGGCGGCCGCTGCGAGGTGACCTGCCCGGACTCGGGCGGGACGGTCGTGCACGCGGTGCTGCCCTACGGCGGCGGGGTCGGCGACACTGGACGCGAGGGGGAGCCACGATGACCGATCCGATCCGGCTGCTGGTCGCCGACGACCACCCGGTCTTCCGCGACGGGCTCGCCTCGCTGCTCGACCCCCTGCCGGGGATCACGGTGGTGGCCCGCGCCGCTGACGGTGCGGAGGCGGTGTCGCTCGCGGCCGAGCACTCCCCCGACGTGGTGATCATGGACGTCCAGATGCCGGTGATGAACGGCATCGACGCCACGCGCGCCGTGGTCGCCGCCCACCCGTCGACCGGCGTCCTGGTGCTCACCATGGGCGAGGACGACGGCACCGTCCTGGCAGCGCTGCGTGCCGGCGCCCGGGGCTACCTCCGCAAGGGCGCCGAGCAGGACGAGATCGTCCGGGCGGTCACCACCGTCCACGCCGGCGGTGTCGTGTTCGGCGCGTCGCTGGCCGGCCGGATCGCCGAGGTGCTGGCTCCGGCCGCCCGACCGGAGCGTCCCTTCCCGGAGCTGACCGAGCGCGAGACCGAGGTCCTCGACCTGATCGCGGCCGGGCGCTCCAACGGCCAGATCGCCCAGCAGCTGTTCCTCTCGCCCAAGACCATCCGCAACAACATCACCAGCATCCTCGCCAAGCTGCGCGCCACCGACCGGGCCGACGTGATCATCCGCGCGCGGGACGCGGGGATGGGCCGCTAGCCTCCCGTCATGGAGCGCAGCGAGGCGGCGGACAGCCGGGAGAAGAAGGACGGGCTCGACCCGTTCGAGCGGTTCGTCGAGGTGTCGACGAAGGCGATCAGCCGGGCGCCGTTCTTCGCGGTCGTGGTGGCGGTCGTGGTGATCTGGGCGGCGAGCTTCCCGCTGTGGAAGAGCACCACCAAGTGGGAGCTGGCGATCCACACCTTCGGAGGCGTGCTGTCGCTGCTGCTGCTGGTGCTGCTGGAGAACGCCGGCCG includes:
- a CDS encoding RidA family protein gives rise to the protein MGAEARLAELGITVPEVVPPVAAYQPTARTGNLVFTAGQLPARDGEMIAVGKVGGEVTEEQGYECARQCALNALAAVKAEIGSLDDVKRVVKVVVFVASTPDFTGQPKVANGASELLGEVFGEAGKHARSAVGVPVLPLDVPVEVEIIVEV
- a CDS encoding sensor histidine kinase, yielding MATTPTTADQRPWRLGPRARSWFDRLLVAALLLLAGGHFLSGQPGSMVFAALEPLPLLWRRTRPFTVFLAVAALSVLQAVAVDTPTTGQLAFPVAVYSAARWAPRWQGATALLVGYAGAVVASVRWQYGLGATDVTAGSLVPYVVSIGAIVTAAWALGAAAQERERYVTSLVARAEQAERMAEREIELAARDERSRIAREMHDVVAHGLSVIVVQADGARYAAAKDPDVAVDTLGTIAGTGREALTEMRRLLGLLREGDTGVAPQPGLGDVRHLVDEARASGTHVEADLPDDLPAVPDGVGLAAYRIVQEALTNVRKHAGPAATVTVRVAVGQEVEVEVRDDGRGAAAPATDGRGLGLVGMRERAAVHGGSVVAGPAQGGGFAVSARLPL
- a CDS encoding response regulator; translated protein: MSEPPTGPIRVFLVDDQQMVRAGFRMLVESQDDMVVVGEAGDGGEALERLAVTTADVVLMDVRMPRLDGVETTRRLLATDDPPRVIVLTTFDLDEYAFAAIRAGASAFLLKDAAPPDLLGAIRAVRAGDAVVAPSTTRRLLDHFAALPDPAGDAPRDDRLAPLTEREVEVLTLISRGLTNHEIATDLVVAETTVKTHVGRILAKTGARDRVQLVVLGYESGLVTP
- a CDS encoding ABC transporter ATP-binding protein yields the protein MATSVVPMTTTQIQTRLAASARGLTRTYGSGDSAVHALRGIDLDLPAGRFTAIMGPSGSGKSTLMHCLAGLDAATSGTVGVAGRDLSGLDDTALTLFRREHIGFVFQAFNLLPMLTAGQNIVLPLELAGRDVDRARYDEVVGVLGIADRLGHLPSELSGGQQQRVAIARALVTRPDIVFADEPTGNLDSEASAEVLGHLRRSVRELGMTVVMVTHELDAAAYADDVVVIHDGAVTAHLTEPGQDELVAALRGRGA
- a CDS encoding FtsX-like permease family protein; translated protein: MRAVLVASLRHHTRRYVAASLAVVIGVAFVVVTGMLTGAMRTGLTADVGAPVAGVDRVVTLVDQRQAEKLLDRAAEDGVPALGLGYAMEPVTRDGVQLTPSADVAEASLDPRLQWQDLQDGRFPTGPGEALADVNKAKSSGVEVGDVLRVGSGAAATDVEVVGIVDSPPALGASLYVPWQDLRRLRGSLWIDAVAWGGTAAQATSIAPDASVEDADAWVAARQAEITRGVDVLSVMALMFVAIALFVGVMVIANTFAILFAQRQRDFALLRCVGVTRRQLRRAVRLEALVLGLVASAVGVLAGAALGAGLVVLVRHWFADMGPAALDPLWTGGGFAVGVVVTLLAAWLPTRAATRVAPLAALRPDTGVDVRSAAGRVRLALATLFLLGGTGLLSVAVATRTLPVMLAGGTVTFLGVLLLGPVLVPRLIRVAGRLTGDGPVRRLATGNAVRNPRRTATTAASLLVGVTLTTAVLTGLASSRAGLDEEMDAEYPLDATVTAVDQPLGADLADRAAALPDVASVDVLDGTTATIGGVEVPLVGTAGRVASVRGPDDLSPRDGVLLLPYDVIDELPKRLGDRVWDEHEVVVTVAGRERTLDVEPASGWGRAGIVSTTTLAALDADPRPTALWVRAEDGADAEDLRGDLAALAGASGAGLDGGYSQRAWVDLQVDILTGAVVGLLAIAIVIALVGIANTLGLSVLERSRENALLRAMGLTRRQLRRAMAAEGLLLSAVATAMGVALGLAFAWVGVQVLIAGVVDGASLTVPVLQVGGVAVVAALAGLGACVLPARKAARVTPAAGLALD
- a CDS encoding sensor histidine kinase, translated to MTRRVEPLALASVALAAVVASVWLDLATSGAERAAARTEPATATALPGLLLAAAATAVLLARPRDRVGRVLGVVAVVWTVDGALYGWAAYAPAHGLPGADLAYWFVARFGAFLLSGLVALLLLYPTGHLVAGPWRRVAVGALVASAALPVMLLLAPDAVLFTSGEPVGSTELVSLPVTDPTAEVLLHLAQVLTFGSVVAAVGLLWVRHRSADAYERTQLRWLLWAGVMCVLMVLASATLSVGGTVTTVLLDLAVAALAVSVTVGLVRPGWGDVDALVAWTLTTAAVAVVVVAVDLAVLAAGTSLLGDRLDEREVTVVVLLLAVVVYGPLRTWLGGLVRRVLLGGRGDRYGAVSGLAARLETTHGVDELLPALAAAVAETFKVQHVRVEVLAPDGGLLSAAHGTPPAEVQQVDIAYQGEPVGRLVLPVDGFRSMLSHRDRGLLVDLVRQAAIAIRAGLLAEELQDSRERLVLGREEDRRRIRRDLHDGLGPALGGVALRLQAAGNAIGDDPDRARELVELARAEVRDALDDVRRLVHDLRPPALDDLGLDAAVRQQAERLGAEVAVEVRTDGTAGLPAAVEVAAYRIVSEALANVVRHARATRADVCLEGGATALTVVVADDGRGIAPEVSAGVGLLSLRERAEELGGRCEVTCPDSGGTVVHAVLPYGGGVGDTGREGEPR
- a CDS encoding response regulator, whose translation is MTDPIRLLVADDHPVFRDGLASLLDPLPGITVVARAADGAEAVSLAAEHSPDVVIMDVQMPVMNGIDATRAVVAAHPSTGVLVLTMGEDDGTVLAALRAGARGYLRKGAEQDEIVRAVTTVHAGGVVFGASLAGRIAEVLAPAARPERPFPELTERETEVLDLIAAGRSNGQIAQQLFLSPKTIRNNITSILAKLRATDRADVIIRARDAGMGR
- a CDS encoding low affinity iron permease family protein yields the protein MERSEAADSREKKDGLDPFERFVEVSTKAISRAPFFAVVVAVVVIWAASFPLWKSTTKWELAIHTFGGVLSLLLLVLLENAGRRNSEAQQEKLNVIAEALAALMDSRAADDPDLREAADNLREAVGLEERH